From Gemmatimonadales bacterium, a single genomic window includes:
- a CDS encoding A/G-specific adenine glycosylase, which translates to MRFQSTPRNAAAFRRRLLAWFRTAGRDLPWRRTRDPYRVLVSEFMLQQTQVSRVLEFYPRFLERYPDLEALARARPRAVREAWEGLGYYRRAANLHRLAREVVRRHAGTVPSDPVELEALPGVGPYTAGAVASFAYEKPAPAVDTNVARVLGRVFGCQTAKTTRNMAQLLQPRRRATIWAFNQALMELGALVCTARAPKCAQCPVSSDCSWYLANS; encoded by the coding sequence ATGCGCTTCCAGTCCACCCCGAGAAACGCGGCCGCCTTCCGGCGCAGGCTGCTCGCGTGGTTCCGCACCGCTGGCCGCGACCTGCCCTGGCGGCGCACCCGCGACCCGTATCGCGTCCTGGTGTCGGAGTTCATGCTGCAGCAGACCCAGGTGTCGCGCGTGCTCGAGTTCTACCCGCGGTTCCTCGAGCGCTACCCGGACCTCGAGGCGCTGGCCCGCGCCAGGCCGCGCGCGGTGCGCGAGGCATGGGAGGGCCTCGGCTACTACCGCCGCGCCGCCAACCTGCACCGCCTCGCGCGGGAGGTGGTCCGGCGTCATGCCGGCACCGTGCCCTCGGACCCCGTGGAGCTGGAGGCGCTGCCGGGCGTCGGACCCTACACCGCCGGCGCGGTGGCCAGCTTCGCCTACGAGAAGCCCGCGCCCGCCGTGGACACGAATGTGGCCCGGGTTCTCGGTCGAGTGTTCGGCTGTCAGACGGCGAAGACCACCAGGAACATGGCTCAGCTACTACAGCCGAGGCGCCGCGCGACCATCTGGGCCTTTAACCAGGCCCTGATGGAGCTCGGGGCCCTGGTCTGCACGGCCAGAGCCCCGAAGTGCGCTCAGTGTCCGGTAAGCAGTGACTGCTCCTGGTATCTCGCCAACTCGTAG